CCGGCTCATCAGCCAGGTACTGCTCCACCGCGTTGTCCTTCTCGTTACGGGAAAGGGAAGGAAGGAACGGCAGGGAAAGCACCTCTTCGCTCTGGCGCAGATGCCACAAGTCCGCCTTGACACCGGAAAGCCGGGTGCAGTGGATCCTGCTCTGCTGACCCGCCCCCACTCCGATGGTCTGGCCGTGTTTGGCGTAGCAGACCGAGTTGGACTGGGTATACTTCAGGGCGATCATGGCGACGATCAGATCGCGTTTGGACGCCTCGGGGATATCCTTGGCCATGGTGACCACCGGAGTGAGCACCGACTCGTCCAGCACCACGTCGTTGCGCTTCTGCTCGAACCAGATGCCGAACACTTGGCGGCGCTCGATGGGATCGGGCTGGTAGGCGGGATCGATGGCAAGAACGGTGTACGCCCCATTTTTCTTTTCTTTGAGCAGCGCCAACGCATCCTCGTCATACCCCGGGGCGATGACGCCATCGGACACCTCACGCTTGATGCACTTCGCCGTGGACAGGTCGCACACATCGGAAAGGGCGACAAAGTCCCCGAAGCTGGACATCCGGTCGGCCCCACGGGCACGGGTATACGCCACGGCCAGCGGGGAGAGCTCCGTCTTTGCGGGAATGAAGTACATCTTCCGTTCCTTCTCGTCCAGCCCAACGGCCACGGCAGCCCCGGCGGGACTGACATGCTTGAACGAAGTGGCTGCGGGCAGTCCGGTTGCCGCCTTCAGCTGGGAGACCAGCTGCCAACCGTTCAATGCGTCCAGCAGGTTGATGTACCCCGGCCTACCGGAGAGCACCGTCAGGGGAAGATCCCCGTTTTCCATGAAAATCCGAGCCGGGCTCTGGTTCGGGTTGCATCCATACTTCAATCCAAGGCTTTGCATCACATTCCCTCCCGTGCATTGCAGATGATCTGACGAAACGAAGAAGACGACCGGTCGATCGTCCGAACCACCAGCGAGATCCGGTTGTCCCGATCCAGCGCGTCCCACAGCCCCGTGGCGATCCCAGAAGCGTCCCCATGCACCCGGCATTCCCGGGGCTCTCCGGAGAACGACGGAAGCGGAGATCCATCATGGTCATAGGTGTGGATCAGATGGGCCACTCCCGGCTGGGGCGTATAGCTCCAGGACGGCCGGTCGCACTGATCATCCTTCTTCCTGAGGATGGAAATCTCATAGGAAAAGACCGGATCCAGATGGAGCACGGCGCTGATACGCGGCGTGTAATGGGGAGCGTCCGGCTCGTACCGCCGCGTCCGCAACGCCTCAGAAAACGACGAACCCGCCTCCAGCCCCTGGACGATGGTGTCCGTCTGATCCCCGTTGGTCACCACCACATCGTGGCCCCACCGACGCAACCGCCCGGTAGATGATCAGGCTGGGATCGGAAACCAGCGCCGGATCATACGGCCGGGTGAACAGGTCGGGACCCTCGGCCCGAAACACCCGGTTTCGGCTCTGCGCCGACCGTCCCATGATGAAATAGGCGAACAGTGGTTCGCCCTCTTCGGTTTGTCCGACCAGAATCCCCCGACCGGGATACCGGTTCCCCTGCAACAATGTTTCCAGTTCGTTCATGCCATACCCCTGCATACCTGTTCCGCCGCCCGTGGCAGCAGCACCCACTCCGCCTGTTCCATCACTCGCTTCTGTAGGATCTCCGGCGTATCCCCGTCCTGTACCTCAACCGCCTTCTGGGCGATGATCTCCCCGCCATCGGGAATCTCATTGACGAAGTGCACCGTCGCTCCGGTCACCTTGACCCCGCGGGCCAGAACCGCCTGGTGGACGATGAGCCCATAATAGCCTTTCCCGCAAAAACTGGGAATCAACGACGGATGCACGTTGATCATACGGTGAGGAAAGTGTGATACGAACGCCGGACTGAGGATGGACAGGAAGCCGGCCAGGATCACCAGGTCGGCATCCCCCACCGCTTCAAGCAACAGACGCTCGAACGTCTCCTGCCGTTTTCCTTTTCTGGCAACCACCTGGGCGGGAACGCCATGGTCCTTGGCCCTGACCAACGCAAAAGCGTCCGGGCGGTCGGCGATCACCTTGACGATCCGACCATGGGCAAGAACCCCGTGTTTCTCGGCGTCCAACAGCGCCTGCAAATTGGTGCCGCCTCCGGAGCAG
The window above is part of the Sphaerochaeta sp. genome. Proteins encoded here:
- a CDS encoding phosphoribosylaminoimidazolecarboxamide formyltransferase, which translates into the protein MQSLGLKYGCNPNQSPARIFMENGDLPLTVLSGRPGYINLLDALNGWQLVSQLKAATGLPAATSFKHVSPAGAAVAVGLDEKERKMYFIPAKTELSPLAVAYTRARGADRMSSFGDFVALSDVCDLSTAKCIKREVSDGVIAPGYDEDALALLKEKKNGAYTVLAIDPAYQPDPIERRQVFGIWFEQKRNDVVLDESVLTPVVTMAKDIPEASKRDLIVAMIALKYTQSNSVCYAKHGQTIGVGAGQQSRIHCTRLSGVKADLWHLRQSEEVLSLPFLPSLSRNEKDNAVEQYLADEPETRLDEGDAWKAYFSVLPEPMSHQRKVEYLSHVRGVALASDAFFPFRDNIDRAARSGVDYIVQPGGSLRDEDVVKACDEHHIVMVCNKIRLFHH
- the purN gene encoding phosphoribosylglycinamide formyltransferase, encoding MVKRIVVLCSGGGTNLQALLDAEKHGVLAHGRIVKVIADRPDAFALVRAKDHGVPAQVVARKGKRQETFERLLLEAVGDADLVILAGFLSILSPAFVSHFPHRMINVHPSLIPSFCGKGYYGLIVHQAVLARGVKVTGATVHFVNEIPDGGEIIAQKAVEVQDGDTPEILQKRVMEQAEWVLLPRAAEQVCRGMA
- a CDS encoding IMP cyclohydrolase encodes the protein MNELETLLQGNRYPGRGILVGQTEEGEPLFAYFIMGRSAQSRNRVFRAEGPDLFTRPYDPALVSDPSLIIYRAVASVGPRCGGDQRGSDGHHRPGAGGGFVVF
- a CDS encoding IMP cyclohydrolase yields the protein MTNGDQTDTIVQGLEAGSSFSEALRTRRYEPDAPHYTPRISAVLHLDPVFSYEISILRKKDDQCDRPSWSYTPQPGVAHLIHTYDHDGSPLPSFSGEPRECRVHGDASGIATGLWDALDRDNRISLVVRTIDRSSSSFRQIICNAREGM